AACTTTGGCACATACCGAACAATGTACAGCATCCTAGCCGCGTTCTGTTCAGAGTGAgctgcttgttgttgttgttgttgttgttgttgttgttgaaacttTGGCACATACCGAACAATGTACAGCATCCTAGCCGCGTTCTGTTCAGAGCTAGTGAgctgcttgttgttgttgttgttggtgttgttgttgttgttgttgttgttgttgttgttgtgttgttgttgttgttgttgaataaaatatACGAATGGAccaattccgaaaataactctgtcggccgggtttgtatgggttgtgaaagagtgaatacccttgcttttagggagacaaacaatccacgggccaatcactagcgcgAAGTGTACATGTCTAAAACACTTGAGAACTTCACACGTTTCGGTGCAATAAAGCTAGGAACTCTTCTTGGCAAAATTGTTCACATCGTCAGCTTAGCGTGAGGGTCGATGAGGTCGACCGTTAATTCACTTCCATCGTGTGTGCTTCACTATTTAATTAAGCTCTCAGTCGTAGAGTAGGGTAAAGAACTATCCCGGCATCGGATAATCATTACGACTGTCAGGGAGATGATCGAAGGGGACACAATTAAGTTCGATGCCGCAATTGCGTCGGAAGAAACCGGCGTCCTTGAGCAGCGTGCGTAGCTGATGGAATATCGTTATCACCAGTAACAAACATGACAATACATTCGCAAAAGAAAATCATTCGCATCCCTGTCCTGAGTTAACCTTAATTGATGTTTCTTTGACAGTTTCAAACGATGGTGCGAATGGGAAGGCACGTATACTTGAAGACAAAGAATCTGGTTTGTTATCATTTGTTGCAAAAGTCACAAATAAAATCATTCTCAGTCCATATCCCCAGTTAACAGCCgggctgttgaattttggtcagtcttttttgtttgtttttgttgttgttgttgttgttgttgttgttgttgttgttgttgttgttgttgttgttgttgttgttgttctattGAAAGGTGACCATATCGTACATACATGGGAAGAAAATATCTTTCAAGGGACATAATCTGACTTGTCACTAGCTGAAAGCCGTTTGCTGTCAAATACATGTAGCTAAATCCCGGTATTTTCAGGTGACAGTCAAGCTGTTGAATAACGGTCAACCAGTGTTTATATTCAAGTTCGTTCACGGTAAATGTAAAAACCTGGGTGTTTTTTTAGGTTTTTGGTTTTCGTTTTTTGGGGTTTGTTTTTACATGGGGAACAACGACGGTATCTTTAAAGACGCAGAGCTTGACTTGTAACTTTACTCAAAAGCCTTGAAGAGGGCGTTTGTTTGCTGTAACTAAGCCCGAGGAAGTACGATAAACTCGCGTGTGCTGGATGTTTTACTGTTACGGGGTTAGAAAGTATTAGTATATTACATTTTCAAGGAACCTCAGAGACAGGCAGGAAATCATCGAATCAAGATTGCAACAGTGGGGTGGGTGGACTGAGGCGGCCGAGAgggtgttcatgtgtgtgtgcatgcatgtgtgcgcgcgtgtgcatagtacctgtgtgtgtgtgtgtgtgtgtgtgtgtacctgtgtgtgtgtgtacctgtgtgtgtgtgtgtgtgtgtgattacctgtgtgtgtgtgattacctgtgtgtgtctgtgtgtgtgagtctatgtttctgtatctgtgtgtgaatGCCGCGTGTCGGTtcacgcgcgcacgcatgcgTATTGGTATGTATGCGCGTGTGTAATTATGCCTGCTAGCGTCTGTAGAACCATAAGTGATTTTCACAAATGCATGATCAATCGTGATATATGTGtgcgaccttttttttttttttacacttttttttGGGAAGGCAACGACCTGTCGGACTTTGGACTGGTAACACCTTTTGCTCAAAGTCCACTATCGCGAACTCGACACACCTAAAGCTTGAGGTGCGCACGAGATAAAGTCAAAAATGTTAAGGGCATGTAGAAAAAATGCAAGAAATATGCACATGTAAATGAACGTTAcagattctttaaaaaaaaaattaataataaaaaaaaataaactagTTCTGTCCGAGATTCTAAGCCAGACAGATTATTTTGAGCGTTTGGACTGACGGCACACTGATATCtgtgtgattttttaaaaatattttatttGTAGTGCATGTGTTATCTATGTGTGACAGACTTTATGTTATCAATGAATTGGTGTGAAGGACGTAACAGTGCATACTCATACGCACGCGAATTTCAGCGCTGTGGTAGTGTATAATATAAGCTTATTTATTATGCAGTCCAGAGCGAGCTGGATCGAAGCTTTTGGAACACGCACGCcataacgcacgcacgcacacacgcacgcacgcaccaacacacacacacacacgcaagcacgcacgcacacacacatacacacatacacacacacacacacacacacacacacacacactgtctccgTATGActttgtatctctgtctgtctgtctgtctgtctgtctgtctccgtctctgtctctctctctctctctctctctctctctctctctctctctcgatcaaACTGCCCCAGCCAGTGAATTAAACTGTGTTTATGTCGCGGTCCTGCGCCGACGGGCTGTTACATATGAAGTATACATTAATTTTGTTAAGGCCTACCGTTTGTTCACGTGTCACGATTTATTTCAAGAGTTTTTCATCCAACacacaatgaaaagaaaacagcacGACGGGCATATTCATAGATGAAACCTTGGTTTTGCCTGCAGGCTGCTGACTGATAGTTCAACTTTGGGCGCGTGACGCCGATTCaagttaagggcagaatatacctgcgcagtcagtttcagcggcacaaacgacgcactgcatattattgatgctgcgatagggattaggggctccgctcacataattTTTTATATGTAGGCCCTAACTTCCGCAGccggaccgacgacgcactgcagatcatcccagcccgctacacgttgcatgaaaggaaaacaggccaagtactcgtcataatccctatcgcggcataaatgataggccgtgcgtcgtccgcggtgccgctgaaactgcgcaggtatattctgcccattgtgacgagtacttggcctgttttcctttcacgcaacgtgtagcgcgagacaaagacagacagacaaagacagacagacaaagacagacagagacaaagacactgagacagacagacagagacaaagacagacagacagacagacagagagacagcttTAGATAAACTGACACATAGAGAGAACAGCTGCTGCCATTGTACTGACTACCCACACCTGTGATTGCGAAGTATGGGCACGCTAGTTAGCCTATCATGCACCTGTGGTTTTAACCGACATGTGTATATAATCATTGGCGTTGTTACGAAGAGACGTTTACTGACTATGCGCACATGACGGTGCGCCACACAggcagttaaaaaacaaacaaacaactgctGTCCTTTGCATTTGTGGCCCGATTTACTTTTGTTTATGCGTCtgaaggaaaaaataaaagtaTTTGCGTTGCCCTTTGCACcttcttttttgtttatttacttCTTGTTTACTCAGTTGCGTGCTGTTTATTTCTGTTTCAAACCAGGGGACTGAATTGGAACAAGCGGCGTAATCCTGACGAAAATATCACCGCTTAAACCCGTGTCCTCCTATTCCATCGCcggccttgtgtgtgtgtgtgtgtgtgtgtgtgtgtgtgcgagtgtgtgtgtgccggtgtgtgtgtgtgtgtgcgtggcggatgtgtgtgtgtgtgtgtgtgtgttgtgtcagtGGGCATGTGAGTTTACAGCAGCAGAGGATCAGAGGATCAATCCCGTGACTTGCTGTAATCCCTATGACAGTTCAAGTTGTTTCACCTTGCTGTATTGCCAACTTGTTTTAGATACCATGCTTAATATTATGTACTTATATGTAATGCTAACAACACGCTTTACGGAAAAATGTCTTTATTCTGACAATTATGAGGCGTTATCATAATTTGAAGGGAAATAATTCAAACTTCCCTTACTGAATTGAATCACGCAGTAACGTCCCTTCCTGCGACTTGAAAGTTTGAgaatgcacgcgcacacacacacacacacactaacacacacacacacacacacacacacacacacacacacacacacacacacacacacgaggacacacacacacactaaacacaccgtcacacaaatacacactgaccgtcacacacacacacacacacacacacacacacacacacacacacacacatccatgaCGAACAAACAGATGTAGCAGAAAATGGTGTCGTACACTCATTTGACACGGACAAATCAAGTTTGTAGAAATTATTTGACTGTTTTCTCAGTCAACAAGCGAAATCATTTGTATGTTTGCTtaacgaagggccatatcagggcggtgctgctttgacatttaacgtacgccacacacaagacagaagtcgcagcacaggcttcatgtctcacccagtcacattattctgacaccggaccaaccagtcctagcactaaccccataatgccagacgccaggcggagcagccactactgagattgccaattttaaagtcttaggtatgacccgatcacggggcggacgcctttccACTAGGCCAACGGTAGCGATATCATAGTTATGTACAGTCAGATTTCGGCATTTTAAATGTCACTGTCCTTTAAACTAGTTGGCTCGCCATCTCAGACGTGGACGCTGCTTTATGaacatacacatcggagtcaACTATCATGAGTTATTTATAATATGCtcactgttagcaaatgataacagacatgtggAGATAATGAATATGAGCATGAGCCCGCATATAATTAGTAGTGCACTGAAGTGGTAATAATGAGCGCTTCagtggggtgataacgcgagacaactcctgtgatcttgccgcgaggtggcgccagttaccagccgaaagaaagaaggggtataacctcaccagaaccgacaaTGTCTGTtcaccgtataaaatgcacgacttacacacgaactgttaccaaaccgatatgctatttgggaccaatgcaagctttttttccctttctcgtgtgatcttgccgcgaggcggcgccagttaccagccgaaagaaagagggggcataacctcaccagaaccgcccattgctGCGATTGCTGGTTTGAACTGGTCGCCCACATGTTATTGTTTGACTCCCGTTCTTCTGatcaactcttccacaacgctcGAAAGTCCTGACTACAAGAGTTCCGGAAAACGTCTTTTCAAGCTGCGACGGGTAACTAATTCAGGACAAACACCATGTTTAATTGTGATTCAAGTTTCATGCAGCTATAAATACCACTTCCTTGTTCGTTTTCAATCTCTCGCGATCACCAGGATTTACAATTTGGTAAGTGTTACGTACTTAGTGTTCAGTGCCGTCATTATGACATCATGAACCGGATGACGCTCCTGTGTCTATACTTTGCTGTTTTCACGGAATCGTTTTATTTGATCAAAAATGTCTAAtttcttattctttttcttctcattcttcttattattttgacGACGGAATGCAATGACGTACTAAATGAGTAAGCTCATGCAGACTAGTGTTTCAAGAGATTCAAACAGAACTTTCATTACTTTGGTACTGGCGGTCGTTTCTTCAAGGGGTGTTCCGTCTTTCACATTGAAATAAGACTCAATTTCACTACAACTGACTCTAACCTAATCTATTTCAGTTTGACAGTTTTGTAGATCTAACACCAGCGCCTTGATTAGAGGTGGGAGAGACAATTCGGTAAGGATTGTTTGCAAGGGAAGAGTGTCTTACAGTCTGTCGATTCCCCGGAGAAAATAAGTGCCACCACCGCTGGCCTGACGTCATTTGGTTTTGTGACGTCTTGATGACGTCAATTCTGATGTCAGGACTCAGCGTCAGATGCTGGGACTCGCAGCgccggaagaagaagaaagaactgCCTTGTACAGAGCGCCACCTGTCCATGATGGGGCGGTAACTCTTGCCGTCCACCAGCAGCGAGTCGCAGTCGGAGTTACTGTCCGTGATGTACATGGACCTTAGCGTGGCAAAGGGCAGACTACCGTCGACGTTGCCTGTGTGAATGTCGCTGACCTTCAGCTGTGTGAGGGTCTGAGTGGTGGACAACACCAGCACTGCTGACCCCCCGTTGCGGTACTTCACGTTCAGGCGCAAGGTGGCCGGGTGAAAGGTCACGGCGGCGATCGGAGCTGAGGGTCGGAGGTCATTGATGGGGTCACTGTGGCCTACGATGATCGATGAGCCAAAGGGGATCCAGTCCACCCCGGGTGGAGGTCGGGGGGCCAGGCGAACGTTGCCGTCCTGGTACATCACTAACACCTGCACACAGACATCGAAAACGGGTTGGAAGACACGTCTCAAATGTTAGAGAAACATAGCACTCTCGTCGTCGGGGGGATGCTCATTTTTAGCAATACCGACAAATTTTCATGAGTGGTGGTGGTCGTTAATAGCTATTTACGTCGTGTATAACCGAGTCCTCTTTCTTGTCCTCTTTTATTTTCGTTTTCTTTCCTTGAGCCTTTACGCCAGATCGCTTTTTTGACcgagttataaaaaaaaagtacaagcGTAACAGCGTGTATACCTGTTGTCATAAAAATTGAGTCTTGCTTTCGCGGTTGACAGTATATATTCGTCTGTTATTCTGATCCTTCTttcacaaaaaaaacccaacccacATGACTCAGGCTGTATCCATTGCCGTTTAAGATTCCATGGAGATGATAAGATCTTGAGCTGTTGAATGGGCttgaaaatagaaagaaaacatATACATTGGGCCTGTTAGCATTACCATGGAAGCCTGTTAGCAAGTGCACGTCCGTATCTGGGAGTCTATGGAGCCGTGTATGTCTATCAATGAAAATATTTAGTCTAGGACGGAGGCAGTAGTAAGGGCAAAACCCAGATCGAGAATAACAGCAGTTCTAGTCTTTCCTTTTGGTTGCCTGTATGTTCTtccccttttttttttcgtagttccccatcccccaccccacacaaTTTGTTCTTCTGATTTAGTATTGTCATATCCACCATCTTGAAGATTTGTGAAATAGTATATTGTTTTGGTCAGGTAAAATAAGCTTTTGCTggagttcgtgtcctagttgCATATTTTCAGTTGTTTTATGTCATGCATTTTGaataaaatgttgtttaaaccaatcgCAGTAAGACAAAAAATCAGACAGACCTGAGCAAAGCCGCCATTCCAAGGAACGCTGAGGGAGATCCTGAAGAAGTCCACCTTGGCCCACGTTTCGTGCGACTCTCCGTTCGTCAGTTGCATTGTCTCTGGTCTGCGCCACCAGAAGTCCACCTCCACCGCCTCCACCACCAGGCTGGGTGACCAGTGCACCGTGTGGACCTGCCAGGAGGAGAATTCGTTAGTCcttacagtggaaaccccctttttaagactagtttaagacttcctcctttttaagacctcgctttttcaaatgttctgttcataacctctgtaaatttacctccaatcTAAGACTCCCGCCTTTTTATggccttgttttgtttgtttgtttgctaacgcccagccgaccacgaagggccatatcagggcggtgctgctttgacatataacgtgcgccacacacaagacagaagtcgcagcacaggcttcatgtctcacccagtcacattattctgacaccggaccaaccagttctagcactaaccccataatgccagacgccaggcggagcagccactagattgccaattttaaagtcttaggtatgacccggccggggtttgaacccacgacctcccgatcacggggcggacgccttaccactaggccaaccgtgtttTATGGcctgattttctctgattttttgaggtcgtaaaagggaggttccactgtagttgtTTGATGCCAAGAAAACGAGGGTGAGATATTGACTCCCTTCTCAGAAGGATGATAAACGTCGGATTTATATTGTTCAGGGTAAAGATAAAGGGTATGTCGGGATTACCTTCTACGATACTAGAAGGACAGCTGTGTAGTGGTTGAAATGTTACCTAAAGTTATTCACAAGTTTTGTCAGTTGTGTGACATATTTTGGGCCTGTATTGCCTCCAGatccatcctgacctcaggtcaaaatgagttcggctcattctctccctgacaggatgccttgagcttccttgtctggcaaggaaaccgatttgatatatttttttttgtttacatatttagagctttttgtaatgtattattgatataagcagattcgcgatcgtcgataatgagttttcatggtgttttgtaatttttaaattacaaaggaattgatatgtaagacagtttcaagcgagctatttttcgcggctgtatttactgtgcaaacaactctaaatatggcaaaagtgtcacgtgataatcaaccgtttggtttcggcgctcactggaacagacgattttttctgtaaccagttgacagtgatgaaaccatatattacggtctccttccggcggcagtcccaacatttcgacttgttttgaccttagaacgatgtctttatcataactgtgaagaacagaacggagatcactgtcgaagtcggccaatctgcaatcattttcgtctcgcgaacactgatctcaaatttagatcagtgctcgcgaaaaacattatgggagataactctgtatttttgttttgatagattcgggtaggactgtagcgtccggtcagagagataactggcgatagccgttgatcgagtgatgactgatcagaatgctCCAGATCGAGTCAGTTTCATATACTGACGTTTatagagtggtttttttttaggtaGATGACCTGGGGTCAATGCAGCCAATTGAGCTGCCACACGACTTCCAACTGCCATCGTTAGCAGGGTTCTTTTTCGTCACTACTGACCAgggcacgaagcgaaagtgggtgccacccaaacgggcgagaacaaaccgcggggcctgattggttgaaatcacaacaaatctcaattttaaccaatccaacaccgcgacTGGTTCCTTCCAGGtcggtaactttctcgtgcacctcagcccgtACTACATTTCATTCGTTCGGTTGCAGTTGACCGACTGCGTTTCTGGCCTAtcgacttcttctttttctgcgttcatgggctgaaactccctcgtacactcgtggtttttgcacgagtgtgtttttacgtgtatgaccgtttttttcccCGCgcaatttaggcagccatacgtcgctTTCGGGGGTAATTTCTGGCCTATGAATCCGGCCAAATGCAGCGCTGACCGTTTCTCCCTTCATAGGCCTACGCTCCAGCGTCAGCTGCGTGATGTGCACATCCAGGGAAGAGTAGAACTCTAGCAGCAGCAGGTTGGCGTCGTTCTCTCGCCACGTGAAGTCCGGGAAACGCAGCTTATGCTCAATCTGACCTGGATTCACCGCCGCCTTCGGTAGCGATCGCAGCCGGCCCAGCCTGCGGTGCGACAAGGACAAAATTGTAAAtacaattgtttttatttttaaaaagacATATAtattactagatgattacccgcttcgccgggtaccggcttcgccgggaagaagtagagccgaataccaggctgcacgaaggaagggagatctaaaaatagtaatgtgcagtgaccttcttaaaatagtaacgtagtaacgggaatatggattgacgccacacgaaggaagggagataaacgcgcaaaacaaaacactggagaagataaggaagagttactgggaatggatatagtggatctacagaaaaacccaaatcggttcagcgctgcgcgccgagagcacgtgttgaaatatctcatcgatgaggttgtgtccggagtgtagctgaatacggtctccaaatttgaaaaagatcgaccgagaactttggccgtgcatcgcgaacagacacacagacacacagacagacacaagtcgtatatatatatatatatagatagatagaagtGCAGACAAACTCGTAAACGACATAAAACAAGTGACATCCGCTTGCAATCAGCGAAAGCAATTTAATGCACATTTTTATAATGGACCAGggtgtataattatatacaattTATAACCTTGAGCAGTATCTgacaagaagagagagagagagagagagagagagagagagagagagagagagacagacagacagacagacagacagacagacagacagacagacagacagacagacagacagacaggcagacaggcagacaggcataTAATTTGAGTTTGAGACAGAGAGCGAGGGCGAGACAGAGAccaagacagagacaaacagagacagacagacagacgtgcgGACTGacgggaagacagacagatggacagcaagacagacagacgaacagaaaTGCAGAGATCGCAAAGATCACAACTTCATCCTACCTGCCCTTGTAAGTGCACCGAATCCAAATCTGAGCAGACGACTTC
The sequence above is a segment of the Littorina saxatilis isolate snail1 linkage group LG3, US_GU_Lsax_2.0, whole genome shotgun sequence genome. Coding sequences within it:
- the LOC138962714 gene encoding uncharacterized protein; translation: MFLTLTDRLAFRGLSLALVMVSVLVPESASQGTELYLEAVNSGGHHMIVTRSTARNGVAVSLRPGAPLKLAFCVREKTIIQVREVLYSNDGQSEMVVVAVDSTPLGTFLTPTQSDWGRLWNVFIPSPPMPRTLALYPGWHSLRVVTLLPSDGVELDSVRVWFSDAGLTKEMVECRLQCTPVPSLPAVSTPLWLQGTAGQESYPSQCAEEDNVKVPIYRAGISEYTVTASMPRYSKSASANRREPNTTHCAFLSHVLWTFDRLPRRPASRAPLLSLSVPGASLIVSSNSTPVFRVEFLLQGRSKGHVDADIGSILTVRMVKSSAQIWIRCTYKGRLGRLRSLPKAAVNPGQIEHKLRFPDFTWRENDANLLLLEFYSSLDVHITQLTLERRPMKGETVHTVHWSPSLVVEAVEVDFWWRRPETMQLTNGESHETWAKVDFFRISLSVPWNGGFAQVLVMYQDGNVRLAPRPPPGVDWIPFGSSIIVGHSDPINDLRPSAPIAAVTFHPATLRLNVKYRNGGSAVLVLSTTQTLTQLKVSDIHTGNVDGSLPFATLRSMYITDSNSDCDSLLVDGKSYRPIMDRWRSVQGSSFFFFRRCESQHLTLSPDIRIDVIKTSQNQMTSGQRWWHLFSPGNRQTVRHSSLANNPYRIVSPTSNQGAGVRSTKLSN